The Christiangramia flava JLT2011 genome has a segment encoding these proteins:
- a CDS encoding glycosyltransferase — protein sequence MSFITIKKKILENWIKIKFRLHLNFYRRFNTLIKDQYKDFRRIPILIISFNQLHYLKGLIDFLDKHDYRNIIIIDNNSTYKPLREYLASIEHRITVYRLPENYGHNVVFKRKDLFDKYLKGYYVITDSDVVPIKECPPDFLKFFKDILDQNSKVRKVGFGLKIDDIPDSNPQKHNILKRQSKFWDKDKKTAEGYYAEIDTTFALYRPKSFNFLPVPYFSGIRTTFPYLAHHGGWYIDPKKLTSEQEYYLKTSNNSGSWKLNDDGSLENKKFPGLK from the coding sequence ATGAGTTTTATTACAATAAAAAAAAAGATTCTTGAGAATTGGATTAAAATTAAATTCAGGCTTCATCTCAATTTTTACAGAAGGTTTAATACTTTAATCAAAGATCAGTATAAAGACTTTAGAAGAATCCCTATACTCATTATCTCATTCAATCAATTACATTATTTGAAAGGGCTTATCGATTTTTTAGATAAGCATGACTATAGAAACATAATAATAATCGATAACAATTCTACCTACAAACCCTTGCGAGAGTATCTTGCCTCGATTGAGCACAGAATCACTGTATATCGCCTGCCTGAAAATTATGGTCATAATGTAGTATTTAAAAGAAAAGATCTTTTTGATAAATATTTAAAAGGCTATTATGTGATTACCGATTCTGATGTTGTACCTATAAAAGAATGCCCACCTGATTTTCTAAAATTTTTTAAGGATATTCTTGATCAAAATTCCAAGGTGAGAAAAGTGGGGTTTGGTTTAAAAATCGACGATATTCCGGATAGTAACCCTCAAAAACATAATATTTTAAAAAGGCAGAGTAAGTTCTGGGATAAAGATAAAAAAACTGCTGAGGGTTATTATGCTGAAATTGATACTACTTTTGCTCTGTACAGGCCTAAAAGTTTTAATTTTTTACCTGTTCCTTATTTTAGCGGGATAAGAACTACTTTTCCTTATCTTGCCCATCATGGGGGATGGTATATAGATCCGAAAAAACTTACTTCTGAGCAGGAGTATTATTTAAAGACATCCAATAATTCAGGATCATGGAAGTTGAATGATGATGGCAGCCTTGAGAATAAAAAATTTCCCGGGCTTAAATGA
- a CDS encoding ABC transporter permease, which translates to MSKTLMELETRVYQKETNRNPLRLLRDSIRDIWRSRFLSKQLAERDIKAQYRQSYLGILWAFLTPLATATVWIFLNLSGTIKLTDTGMPYPLYAFSGTLLWSIITESINAPTSSTNSAKGLLSKINFPKEALVISGIYKLLFNSMVKIILLVIFIFLFGVGFHWSLLLLPFAILAAVMIGTMIGLFITPLGMLYTDVGKLISMGFSFLMYVTPVVYAIPKSGIMKTVMEWNPFTPILLTTRDLLVGATPEFPGYYLFVVLLSIPLFFIALLAYRISIPILVEH; encoded by the coding sequence ATGAGCAAAACGCTTATGGAACTTGAAACCAGGGTATATCAAAAAGAAACAAACAGAAATCCTCTAAGATTACTTCGGGATAGTATCAGGGATATCTGGAGATCCCGATTTTTATCAAAACAGCTGGCAGAGAGGGATATTAAGGCCCAGTACAGGCAGTCATATCTGGGTATTTTATGGGCTTTTTTAACCCCCCTTGCTACTGCCACTGTATGGATTTTCCTGAATCTTTCGGGTACTATAAAATTAACCGATACCGGAATGCCATATCCACTTTATGCCTTTTCAGGTACCTTGCTATGGTCCATCATCACCGAATCTATCAATGCCCCAACAAGTAGCACCAATTCAGCAAAAGGCTTATTGAGTAAAATCAATTTTCCCAAAGAAGCCCTGGTCATTTCGGGTATATACAAGTTGCTTTTCAACAGTATGGTGAAGATCATTTTATTAGTGATCTTTATTTTTCTGTTTGGAGTGGGCTTTCACTGGAGTTTACTCCTCTTACCTTTTGCTATTTTAGCTGCGGTCATGATTGGGACTATGATAGGTTTATTTATAACTCCGCTGGGAATGCTTTATACCGATGTGGGAAAACTTATAAGTATGGGGTTTAGTTTTTTGATGTATGTTACCCCGGTGGTCTATGCAATCCCAAAAAGTGGTATAATGAAGACCGTAATGGAATGGAATCCTTTCACCCCGATATTACTTACAACCCGTGACCTGTTAGTGGGAGCTACACCTGAGTTTCCTGGATATTATTTATTCGTGGTACTCCTTTCTATCCCTTTGTTTTTTATTGCGTTACTTGCCTATCGCATATCTATTCCCATACTGGTAGAACATTAA
- a CDS encoding ABC transporter ATP-binding protein — protein MSDKEVLVKVEGLSKKFCKDLRTGLWYGVQDLFTNFMGNKNERTLRDKEFWALQDINFELKRGECLGLIGHNGAGKSTLLKILNGLIKPDAGKVTIKGRVGALIELGAGFNPILTGRENIYNNGAILGFTREEIDNKLDEIIDFAEIREFIDMPVQHYSSGMKVRLGFAVAAQIQPDVLLIDEVLAVGDMGFVLKCFKTIDDILPHTAIIFVSHNMPMVSRICNKLILLNKGEMQYFRNDVAKGIDKYYSGFINNFSNVLMDEGFLKLISIYINTEEKNNLPQLNWGDDLQLILKFQALKKILQPHICIIIFDKEQRPVASLELNKKTDLTVSSDGYFEFKVTHKKLQLSKGIYSINLIVYKDYYKKPILRINSVLNFQVKHRDDIWQPFLLSSTFVNKFN, from the coding sequence ATGAGCGATAAAGAAGTCCTGGTAAAAGTAGAAGGCCTCTCGAAGAAGTTTTGTAAAGACCTGCGAACTGGTTTGTGGTATGGTGTGCAGGACCTTTTTACCAATTTTATGGGTAATAAGAACGAACGCACATTACGAGATAAAGAATTCTGGGCATTACAGGATATTAATTTTGAGTTGAAGAGAGGTGAGTGCCTGGGTCTAATAGGTCATAATGGGGCGGGAAAATCTACGCTGTTAAAAATACTGAACGGTTTAATTAAACCCGATGCGGGTAAAGTCACTATTAAGGGAAGGGTAGGAGCCCTTATAGAACTGGGAGCAGGTTTTAACCCTATACTCACCGGCCGGGAAAACATCTATAATAATGGCGCGATACTGGGATTTACGCGGGAAGAAATAGATAATAAGCTGGATGAGATCATCGATTTTGCTGAAATACGGGAGTTTATCGATATGCCGGTACAGCATTATAGCAGCGGGATGAAAGTACGCCTGGGTTTTGCAGTGGCTGCTCAAATTCAGCCTGATGTTTTACTTATTGATGAGGTCCTTGCTGTTGGTGATATGGGGTTTGTACTTAAATGTTTTAAAACAATAGATGATATCTTACCTCATACAGCCATAATATTTGTATCCCATAACATGCCTATGGTATCTAGAATTTGTAATAAACTTATTTTATTAAATAAAGGAGAAATGCAATATTTTAGGAATGATGTTGCAAAAGGAATTGATAAATATTATTCAGGTTTTATAAATAATTTTTCAAATGTTTTAATGGATGAAGGCTTTTTAAAATTAATTAGCATTTACATAAATACAGAAGAAAAAAATAATTTACCTCAACTAAATTGGGGAGATGATTTGCAATTAATTTTGAAGTTTCAGGCTTTAAAGAAAATTTTACAACCCCATATTTGCATTATAATATTTGATAAAGAGCAAAGACCTGTAGCTAGTTTAGAATTAAATAAAAAAACTGATCTTACTGTTTCATCGGATGGTTATTTTGAATTTAAGGTAACACATAAAAAATTACAGCTATCTAAAGGCATTTATTCTATTAATCTAATAGTTTATAAGGATTATTATAAGAAACCAATTCTAAGAATTAATTCCGTATTAAATTTCCAAGTAAAGCATAGAGATGATATTTGGCAGCCCTTTCTCCTTTCTTCTACATTTGTAAATAAGTTTAATTAA
- a CDS encoding sulfotransferase domain-containing protein: MKVDFIIIGGQKCGTTALFKFLTSHPKIFGSEPKELDFFNYEERFSKGIKNYHSKFPNIGLYKRISGYKLIEASPTYLTDNDVELTAKRIYRYNKKVKIIAILRDPVDRAYSAWNMYKERYESGMVDWWYKWMENRTGHYPQAISRKDDDFNSFINFIKNEIEAIEKGTAIEGEILSKGKYSKGIEVFKNQFKDNFHVVKNEELNNNTINELEEISNFLGIPDYDWSRFKDTKIFKGNYPPNKEDQSVKILNNFYKESNEELFSLTGIDYRK; encoded by the coding sequence ATGAAGGTTGATTTTATCATCATAGGTGGACAAAAATGTGGAACAACTGCATTATTTAAATTTCTTACAAGTCATCCTAAAATTTTTGGTTCTGAACCAAAGGAATTAGATTTCTTTAATTATGAAGAAAGGTTTTCTAAAGGAATTAAAAATTATCATTCTAAATTCCCTAACATTGGTCTTTACAAAAGAATTAGTGGTTACAAGTTAATAGAAGCCTCTCCAACATACTTGACTGATAATGATGTCGAACTTACGGCAAAAAGAATTTATAGGTATAATAAAAAAGTAAAGATAATTGCGATTTTAAGGGATCCCGTTGATAGAGCCTATAGTGCTTGGAATATGTATAAAGAAAGGTATGAAAGTGGTATGGTGGATTGGTGGTACAAATGGATGGAGAATAGAACAGGCCATTATCCTCAAGCAATTTCTAGAAAGGATGATGATTTTAATTCTTTTATTAACTTCATTAAAAATGAAATAGAAGCAATAGAAAAGGGAACAGCTATTGAAGGAGAAATTCTTTCAAAAGGTAAATATAGCAAGGGTATCGAAGTTTTTAAAAATCAATTTAAAGACAATTTTCATGTTGTAAAAAACGAAGAATTAAATAATAACACAATTAATGAATTAGAAGAAATTTCAAATTTTCTAGGTATACCAGATTATGATTGGAGCCGATTCAAGGATACAAAAATTTTTAAAGGTAATTATCCACCTAATAAAGAAGACCAATCAGTAAAAATACTCAACAATTTTTATAAAGAATCTAATGAAGAGTTATTTAGTTTAACAGGTATTGATTACCGTAAATAA
- a CDS encoding class I SAM-dependent methyltransferase: MDRISLINYLINKYNFSTYLEIGVQKGKSFFPIKCKKKIGVDPYLKIDNKEKRKWWFKNPYNLFNNYFNLRSDDFFFHEKKFIKKISPFDIVLIDGLHTFRATLEDCLNSLAYLDSSGVIVVHDCYPPHKASALVANDAEDAEKKKDSIEGWTGEWCGDTWKAIVYLRRLKNIKLEVFVLNTDYGLGIIRLKQNILKPLKIDEDLFSEVNKLNYSDLESNSRTYLDLRDWRDFDKI, translated from the coding sequence GTGGATCGAATAAGTCTAATAAATTATTTAATAAATAAATATAACTTTTCAACCTATCTAGAAATTGGTGTACAAAAAGGAAAGTCTTTCTTTCCTATCAAATGCAAAAAGAAAATTGGTGTTGACCCATATTTGAAAATTGACAATAAAGAAAAAAGAAAATGGTGGTTTAAAAACCCGTATAACCTTTTCAATAACTACTTTAACCTAAGAAGTGATGATTTTTTTTTCCATGAAAAAAAATTTATAAAGAAGATAAGTCCTTTTGATATTGTTTTGATTGATGGCCTGCATACTTTTAGAGCAACATTAGAAGATTGTTTAAACTCTCTTGCTTACTTAGATTCTAGCGGAGTTATTGTTGTACATGATTGCTATCCTCCTCATAAGGCTTCTGCTTTAGTGGCTAACGATGCTGAAGATGCTGAAAAGAAAAAAGACAGTATTGAAGGATGGACCGGTGAATGGTGTGGAGATACTTGGAAAGCTATTGTCTATTTGAGGAGATTAAAGAATATAAAACTGGAAGTGTTTGTATTAAATACAGATTATGGCTTAGGGATTATTAGGCTAAAACAAAATATTTTAAAGCCTTTAAAAATAGATGAGGATTTATTTTCTGAAGTTAACAAACTTAATTATTCAGATTTGGAATCAAATTCTAGAACATATTTAGATTTAAGAGATTGGAGAGATTTTGATAAAATTTAG
- a CDS encoding glycosyltransferase family 2 protein encodes MLSVIIPYYKRKFFEETLASLAAQTNKNFQVYIGDDASPEVPSRLIEEFSSKFNIHYHRFDQNIGKNSLTAHWDRCISLSEKEEYLMVLGDDDILGENVVATFYKHLDNLKKSPNLFRFASAMIDENSKITTEVFKHPAQEKATDAFFRKFKGFTRSSLSEYIFKREVYEKKGFYPYPLGWHSDDRAWLEFAGSEPIHTINDAVIYIRNSSENISSKKDNLHEKFEATHNFYNYILSSWLEEFDTDRKYGLINAYEELLKNGKVFNFKEWLFLFRLHLEHFRYRNFKKFVKRSLL; translated from the coding sequence TTGCTTTCGGTAATAATTCCATATTATAAACGTAAGTTCTTTGAAGAAACCCTGGCTTCGCTGGCTGCACAAACCAATAAAAATTTTCAGGTGTATATTGGTGATGATGCCTCTCCCGAAGTTCCCTCACGTCTTATTGAAGAATTCTCCTCGAAATTCAATATACATTATCACCGATTTGATCAAAATATTGGAAAAAATTCTCTTACCGCCCATTGGGACAGGTGCATCTCATTAAGTGAAAAAGAAGAATATCTTATGGTACTGGGGGATGATGATATTTTAGGTGAAAATGTGGTAGCAACTTTTTATAAACATCTTGATAATTTAAAAAAGTCACCAAACCTATTTCGTTTTGCTTCAGCGATGATCGATGAAAACTCCAAAATTACTACAGAAGTTTTTAAGCATCCTGCACAGGAAAAAGCAACCGACGCTTTTTTTAGAAAATTTAAAGGTTTTACCCGTAGTTCGCTATCAGAATATATTTTTAAGCGAGAGGTATATGAGAAAAAAGGCTTTTATCCTTATCCTCTGGGATGGCATTCTGATGATCGCGCATGGCTGGAATTTGCAGGTTCAGAACCGATCCATACCATCAATGATGCAGTAATTTACATTCGGAATTCTTCTGAAAATATTTCTTCGAAAAAAGATAATCTCCATGAAAAGTTTGAGGCTACACATAATTTCTATAACTACATTCTAAGTTCATGGCTTGAAGAGTTTGATACCGATAGGAAATATGGGCTTATTAATGCCTATGAAGAACTATTGAAAAATGGAAAGGTTTTCAATTTTAAAGAATGGCTGTTTCTTTTCAGATTACACCTGGAGCATTTCAGGTACAGGAACTTTAAGAAATTTGTAAAAAGAAGCCTTTTATAA
- a CDS encoding glycosyltransferase: MKDPKKIPVIIISFNQLNYLKKLIDFLLEKGYTNIVIADNASTYEPLLEYLDSISKDVKVLRLEKNYGHLVVWDQPELFSNYTRGFYAVTDADIVPVKECPADFMLYFLQLINKHRRVNKVGFSLDTSIIPDTNTYRNNILNWESKYWKKQTEDGNFYADIDTTFALYRPKNLNWTNMPFMNAVRTKPPYTAIHGGWIIDPTRLTKEQQFYMQTANESSSWKVDESGRLSSKIYHNND, from the coding sequence ATGAAGGATCCCAAAAAAATACCGGTGATCATCATTAGTTTCAACCAGTTAAATTACCTGAAAAAACTGATAGATTTTTTGCTGGAGAAAGGATATACAAATATTGTAATCGCTGATAATGCTTCCACCTATGAGCCTTTATTGGAATATCTGGATTCCATTTCTAAAGATGTGAAGGTCCTTAGGCTTGAAAAAAATTATGGACATTTGGTAGTCTGGGACCAACCAGAACTCTTTAGTAATTACACCCGGGGGTTCTATGCAGTGACCGATGCTGATATAGTCCCAGTAAAAGAATGTCCAGCCGATTTTATGTTATATTTTCTACAATTAATTAATAAACACCGGCGGGTAAACAAAGTAGGCTTTAGCCTGGATACTTCGATCATTCCCGATACCAATACCTACAGGAATAATATCCTGAACTGGGAAAGTAAATACTGGAAGAAACAAACAGAAGATGGGAATTTTTATGCCGATATAGATACCACATTTGCCCTTTACCGCCCGAAGAATCTTAACTGGACCAATATGCCTTTTATGAATGCGGTGAGAACAAAACCTCCATATACTGCGATTCATGGTGGCTGGATTATTGACCCCACCAGGCTAACAAAAGAACAGCAGTTTTATATGCAAACTGCAAATGAGTCAAGTTCATGGAAAGTAGACGAATCTGGGAGGTTAAGCTCTAAAATCTATCACAATAATGATTGA
- a CDS encoding glycosyltransferase family 2 protein — protein MIEKSKLVSVCLPTLNGETHLKEALDSVKAQTYRPLELICSDDQSADDTPAILRKFSEEVDFPVYIYDHEPAGIGANWNNCLKKANGEYIKFLFQDDVLSPLCIEKMITELSGQEEIALIASKRFLIFNEDKRQKYSNWIEEYGNLQEKIENKKGGKILLDKSFFCSKAFRSHPVNKIAEPSGIFFRKDLIKKTGYFREDMVQILDVEFYNRVLKKGKIIILPDSLYGFRLHEQQESVRNEGKHGRDFELYDQLLLKNYFWYLNVSSRLQLLDKYYPFVARLYRYFNKTIQKNKSG, from the coding sequence ATGATTGAAAAAAGCAAACTGGTTTCGGTATGCCTGCCTACCCTTAACGGTGAAACACATCTTAAGGAAGCTCTGGACTCCGTTAAGGCACAAACTTACAGGCCCCTGGAATTGATTTGCAGTGATGATCAATCTGCTGATGATACTCCCGCGATCCTCAGGAAATTTAGTGAAGAAGTTGATTTTCCTGTTTACATATATGACCATGAGCCGGCAGGTATTGGTGCAAACTGGAATAATTGCCTTAAAAAGGCCAATGGGGAATATATAAAATTCCTTTTCCAGGATGATGTTCTGTCTCCTTTGTGCATAGAGAAAATGATAACTGAATTATCGGGGCAGGAAGAAATTGCTTTAATAGCGAGTAAGCGATTTTTAATATTCAATGAGGATAAAAGGCAGAAGTATTCCAATTGGATCGAGGAATATGGGAATCTCCAGGAGAAAATTGAAAACAAAAAAGGAGGAAAAATTCTTTTAGATAAGAGTTTTTTCTGCTCAAAAGCATTTAGGAGTCATCCTGTAAATAAAATTGCAGAACCTTCAGGTATTTTTTTCCGAAAGGATTTGATAAAAAAAACAGGCTATTTCAGGGAGGATATGGTGCAAATACTTGATGTTGAATTTTATAATAGAGTCTTAAAGAAAGGGAAAATTATTATACTGCCTGATAGTCTCTATGGTTTTCGCTTACATGAACAGCAGGAGAGTGTAAGGAATGAAGGAAAACATGGAAGGGATTTTGAATTATATGATCAATTATTACTGAAAAACTATTTTTGGTATCTCAATGTTTCATCAAGACTTCAGCTTCTTGATAAATACTATCCTTTTGTCGCAAGATTATATAGATATTTTAATAAAACGATTCAAAAAAATAAAAGTGGGTAA
- a CDS encoding sulfotransferase domain-containing protein, translating to MGKPILVTGIHRSGTTWVGRMISESNSVQYIHEPFNIHYKGKESPIEHWFEYYSLSTSAQTEQEVLNYLQSMYRPSLKSIFKNLIKGDVNKLFTSDDPKGNLFGRPLLKDPIAIMSAPWLYNKVDCDVIVCIRHPAAFVASIKEKDWDFDFNQLLEQEKLMKEKLYPFQEKIREFSETPPGIVSQGILLWNIIYSRVIEYRKEFKGKWIFIKHEDISRRPVEEFKLMFNKLDIPFGLEIKNEIIESTEASNLEPLKRNSRRNIFRWKSMLSSKDIEKIKKETFKVWSHYYAESDW from the coding sequence GTGGGTAAACCAATTCTGGTAACCGGGATACATCGCTCGGGTACAACCTGGGTTGGTAGAATGATTAGTGAATCGAATAGCGTTCAATATATACATGAGCCGTTCAATATTCATTACAAGGGAAAGGAATCTCCAATAGAGCACTGGTTTGAATATTATTCTTTAAGCACCAGTGCCCAAACAGAGCAAGAGGTTTTGAATTACTTACAATCTATGTATAGACCTTCATTAAAAAGTATTTTTAAAAACCTGATTAAGGGGGATGTAAATAAATTGTTTACCAGTGACGATCCGAAGGGTAATTTATTTGGAAGGCCGCTTTTAAAAGATCCTATTGCAATAATGTCGGCTCCCTGGCTTTATAATAAAGTTGATTGTGATGTGATAGTATGTATAAGACATCCTGCTGCTTTTGTCGCAAGTATAAAAGAAAAGGACTGGGATTTTGATTTTAACCAGCTTTTGGAGCAGGAGAAACTAATGAAGGAAAAGCTCTATCCTTTTCAGGAAAAAATTCGTGAATTTTCTGAAACTCCTCCTGGAATTGTGTCACAGGGAATATTATTATGGAATATCATATATTCTCGGGTTATTGAGTATAGGAAAGAATTTAAGGGGAAATGGATTTTTATAAAACATGAAGATATTTCTCGAAGACCCGTGGAGGAATTTAAGCTTATGTTTAATAAGCTTGACATTCCTTTTGGTCTTGAAATAAAAAATGAAATAATTGAAAGTACTGAAGCATCCAACTTGGAACCACTTAAGAGAAATTCCCGAAGAAATATTTTTCGCTGGAAAAGTATGCTTTCTAGCAAGGATATTGAAAAAATAAAAAAGGAAACCTTTAAAGTATGGTCTCATTACTATGCTGAAAGTGACTGGTAA
- a CDS encoding glycosyltransferase family 2 protein, with the protein MMEKINSISVWALIVNYNTVDECLELFENLKLVKGFDLHVLIIDNASCNADQQKLKEQIPIGNLIFNNANLGYAAANNIGIKKALQEEADYIWILNPDIRIEENTLKGMVKAIEKWPQTAASGVRILKRENPDYIFSDGEKLNINEGCKTSHKNHNYLKKECLAEVSYDIDYIDGSCVLLSVAGIKELGYLPEEYFLYFEETDWCFNAKRRGWKLVVNTTVNAYNHTSKKGKVFNYYYNRNKLLFCKKYNLNYNSVRNSEITDIFNEILGRVRGNYFKPYFKSRIKGLIAGIFKAEFYS; encoded by the coding sequence ATGATGGAAAAGATAAATAGCATTTCGGTTTGGGCGCTTATTGTTAATTATAATACAGTTGATGAATGCCTGGAATTATTTGAAAATCTAAAATTAGTAAAGGGATTTGATTTACATGTATTAATCATTGACAATGCCTCGTGTAATGCTGACCAACAAAAACTTAAGGAGCAAATACCTATAGGAAATCTTATTTTCAACAATGCCAATTTAGGCTATGCAGCCGCTAATAATATTGGGATCAAAAAAGCATTACAAGAAGAGGCTGATTATATCTGGATATTGAATCCTGATATACGGATTGAAGAAAATACCCTAAAGGGTATGGTTAAAGCAATAGAAAAATGGCCTCAAACAGCAGCTTCGGGAGTTAGAATTCTAAAAAGAGAAAATCCTGATTATATTTTTAGCGATGGCGAAAAATTGAATATCAATGAAGGTTGTAAAACTTCTCATAAAAATCATAATTATTTAAAGAAGGAATGCTTGGCTGAGGTTAGTTATGACATTGATTATATAGATGGTAGTTGTGTTTTACTTAGTGTCGCAGGAATTAAAGAACTAGGTTATTTACCGGAAGAATATTTTCTTTATTTCGAGGAGACAGATTGGTGTTTCAATGCAAAAAGAAGGGGTTGGAAGCTGGTTGTTAATACGACTGTGAACGCCTATAATCATACCAGTAAGAAAGGAAAGGTCTTTAATTATTATTATAATCGCAACAAGCTTCTTTTCTGTAAGAAATATAATCTGAATTATAATAGCGTTAGAAATTCTGAAATAACTGATATTTTCAATGAAATACTAGGAAGAGTAAGAGGGAATTATTTTAAGCCGTATTTTAAATCTCGTATTAAGGGTTTAATTGCAGGTATTTTTAAAGCTGAATTTTATTCGTGA
- a CDS encoding glycosyltransferase family 2 protein has translation MKEGNQEINIPKVSIIIACYNDLFVEKAVEMAYKQDYKNKEIILVNDGSNKETTSLIERLMEHTDTILSQQNSGQSVARNNGIKQSSGEYILNWDSDDYFEPSFCSRAVELMEGNIDIKIVTCYSRRFNENGTIDIFKPQGGSLENFLFSNSAMGSAMFRKTDWLKCGGYDENREIWGFEDWEFYLRILLNGGYAKVLKDVLFHYRLRTNSTTSQIKHIKAEKFRYIILKHPELYRNHFKELIDHLFKRLEHSDYEKKKREDSLDYRIGNFLLAPFRKMKKN, from the coding sequence ATGAAAGAGGGAAATCAGGAAATAAATATACCTAAGGTTTCGATTATAATCGCCTGCTATAATGATCTGTTTGTTGAAAAAGCAGTAGAAATGGCATACAAGCAGGATTATAAAAATAAAGAAATAATTTTGGTTAATGATGGAAGCAATAAGGAAACTACGTCGCTTATTGAAAGGCTTATGGAGCACACTGATACCATTTTATCACAACAGAATAGTGGGCAAAGCGTAGCTAGGAATAATGGAATAAAGCAAAGCTCAGGTGAATATATTCTTAACTGGGATAGTGACGATTATTTTGAACCTTCATTTTGTTCAAGAGCCGTGGAATTAATGGAAGGTAATATAGATATTAAAATTGTCACCTGTTATTCAAGGAGGTTTAATGAAAATGGGACTATAGATATTTTTAAGCCACAGGGAGGAAGTCTTGAAAATTTTCTGTTTTCTAATAGTGCTATGGGTAGTGCCATGTTTAGAAAAACAGACTGGCTTAAATGCGGAGGTTATGACGAAAATAGAGAGATCTGGGGATTTGAAGATTGGGAATTTTATCTTAGAATACTTTTAAACGGTGGATACGCAAAAGTGTTGAAGGATGTCCTATTTCATTACAGATTAAGAACTAATTCAACTACAAGTCAGATTAAGCATATAAAGGCTGAAAAATTCAGGTATATTATATTAAAACATCCGGAGCTTTACCGAAATCATTTTAAGGAGTTGATAGATCATTTATTTAAACGACTAGAGCATTCAGATTATGAAAAAAAGAAAAGGGAAGATTCTTTAGATTACCGGATCGGGAATTTTCTACTGGCACCTTTTCGTAAAATGAAGAAAAATTAA
- a CDS encoding glycosyltransferase family 2 protein, producing the protein MPLISIIIATFNRSHLIENMLACIKKQSQNDWECIIVDDGSTDRTPEILHKWQNKDSRFKYYKRKHNFKKGLSGSRNMGLDLAKGDYIIFFDDDDLVHPENLETCLCFLKRTGKDFCNYQKTPFYQREPSFQKIDKSEITVTDYTIKDLTGFITGAKPMASCTVMFKRKCFEDVRFNEELHYAEEWECYGRILLKGYQGISISEMLYFNRKHTASNTGNFNKGKEREVDSMIDASKVMIKNLYDYQALGVDLEKFFIRKGFQLKDYGIVNELFKYTNPGVLKKVKFKLGFYFYPVIKPLFRIKSRIAAS; encoded by the coding sequence ATGCCTTTAATTTCTATCATTATTGCCACCTTTAACCGATCACATCTTATCGAGAATATGTTGGCCTGCATTAAAAAGCAAAGTCAAAATGACTGGGAATGTATTATTGTTGATGACGGAAGTACTGATAGGACTCCAGAGATTCTTCACAAATGGCAAAATAAAGACTCCAGGTTTAAATATTATAAAAGAAAACATAATTTTAAAAAAGGCCTCTCTGGATCCCGTAATATGGGGCTAGATTTAGCAAAAGGTGACTATATTATTTTTTTTGATGATGATGATCTCGTACACCCTGAAAATCTGGAAACCTGTTTGTGTTTTCTAAAAAGGACCGGAAAAGATTTTTGTAATTATCAAAAAACACCATTTTATCAGAGAGAACCAAGTTTTCAAAAAATAGATAAGTCTGAAATTACTGTTACAGACTATACTATAAAAGACCTAACCGGTTTCATTACTGGAGCTAAACCTATGGCTTCCTGTACTGTTATGTTTAAAAGAAAATGTTTTGAAGACGTCAGGTTTAATGAAGAGCTTCATTATGCTGAAGAATGGGAATGCTATGGGCGTATTTTATTAAAAGGATATCAGGGAATCAGTATCTCGGAAATGCTATATTTTAACAGAAAGCATACTGCGTCTAATACCGGTAATTTTAATAAAGGAAAAGAAAGAGAAGTAGACTCTATGATTGATGCTTCCAAGGTCATGATTAAAAACCTTTATGACTATCAGGCTTTAGGGGTTGATTTAGAGAAATTTTTTATACGTAAAGGCTTTCAGCTGAAAGATTATGGAATTGTAAATGAACTTTTTAAATATACAAATCCAGGTGTACTGAAAAAAGTTAAGTTTAAATTAGGTTTTTATTTTTACCCTGTTATTAAACCTCTCTTTCGAATTAAATCCAGAATTGCAGCATCTTGA